One genomic segment of Culturomica massiliensis includes these proteins:
- a CDS encoding phage minor head protein: MDRALEILKNHNSFTTERERQQRDILIAAIDNLVDFAAAEEYSMLGELPETADEQDMEAHEKICRRYNLVHAEEENNQVFFAASMAAWWMAVDMDTVLTYMTQGDERVRAWHLSLEGISFRKSEFPPELIPPIEWGCRCFLVAEGFAAVRAALPDKGDYLEKVDPVFRESLATGGRIFSDAHRYFSVPLPGYMNDIVKRIKGKFAYAQDNA; this comes from the coding sequence ATGGACCGGGCATTGGAGATACTGAAAAATCACAACTCCTTTACAACAGAGAGGGAACGGCAGCAGCGTGACATCCTGATTGCAGCCATAGACAACCTGGTGGATTTTGCCGCGGCAGAGGAGTATTCCATGCTCGGGGAACTGCCCGAGACAGCGGATGAACAGGACATGGAAGCACACGAAAAGATATGCCGCAGGTATAACCTCGTCCATGCGGAGGAAGAGAACAACCAGGTATTCTTCGCGGCCTCGATGGCCGCATGGTGGATGGCGGTGGATATGGATACCGTGCTTACCTACATGACACAAGGCGATGAACGGGTACGTGCCTGGCATCTTTCATTGGAAGGGATTTCCTTCCGCAAATCCGAGTTTCCTCCGGAACTGATACCGCCGATCGAATGGGGATGCCGCTGCTTTCTGGTCGCGGAGGGGTTCGCCGCTGTCCGGGCGGCTTTGCCGGATAAGGGAGACTATCTGGAAAAGGTGGATCCGGTCTTCCGGGAGAGCCTGGCAACCGGCGGGCGTATCTTTTCCGATGCGCACCGCTATTTCTCCGTCCCGCTTCCGGGTTACATGAATGATATTGTGAAACGCATTAAAGGAAAGTTCGCCTATGCCCAAGATAACGCTTGA
- a CDS encoding phage portal protein family protein, translating to MATSDKSFNGELLESIFKTSKKTIQEYVREIERNNRYRSCRQDTGSGYILDDRARLIDLYEACLQQDAHIRSVVETLESQILGDRYMLARVNEKGKYIKDVANSLKIQGSQFDKIIKGIVESKLYGYTLLEIMPHTDPRTGRLAEVNIIERRNVLPDQKTVLKRQGLWEPHWDLHDPAYYRCYVLVNSGDLGLFSATTPLILAKKFTVANYVNFSHTYGQPIIHGKTVSESNADRKRLANEIANAAQNKVVVTGIEDEVDIKTFTMSNSEKIYTGLIEFVNKEVANLVLGSESMAGGMQSYVGSTKAHQDIFRDRIEVYRRYIENIMNEEIIPRLVAIGYIPGGLEFRYSNRIEMSNEDRIKLYSLITDKYEVAADEIEKEFGINVGRQLNVIPGLGFGAEGGSSGLSHNDRGIMSDEEYFRRYGRPRGAKVGNFLRGAE from the coding sequence ATGGCTACATCGGACAAATCATTTAACGGGGAACTCTTGGAGAGTATTTTTAAGACCTCCAAAAAGACAATTCAGGAGTATGTTCGCGAAATCGAGCGCAACAACCGCTACCGTTCATGTCGTCAGGATACCGGTTCGGGATATATTCTCGATGACCGCGCCCGGCTCATTGACCTGTATGAAGCCTGCCTGCAACAGGACGCTCATATACGTTCCGTTGTCGAGACACTGGAAAGCCAGATTCTCGGCGACCGCTATATGCTTGCCCGTGTAAACGAAAAGGGAAAATACATCAAGGACGTGGCGAACTCCCTGAAGATACAGGGTTCGCAGTTCGACAAGATAATCAAGGGCATAGTGGAATCCAAACTCTACGGGTACACCCTGCTTGAAATCATGCCGCATACTGACCCCAGAACGGGCAGGCTGGCGGAAGTCAACATCATCGAACGGCGTAATGTGTTACCGGACCAGAAAACGGTACTGAAGCGGCAGGGACTGTGGGAGCCGCATTGGGATTTACATGACCCGGCATATTACCGTTGTTATGTACTGGTAAACTCCGGCGACTTGGGACTTTTTTCCGCCACGACCCCTTTGATACTGGCCAAGAAATTCACGGTGGCCAACTATGTGAACTTTTCCCATACTTACGGACAGCCGATTATCCACGGAAAGACGGTCAGCGAGAGCAACGCCGACCGCAAGAGGCTGGCTAACGAGATAGCCAACGCGGCACAGAACAAGGTGGTGGTTACCGGCATTGAGGACGAGGTCGATATCAAGACATTCACCATGTCCAACTCGGAAAAGATATATACCGGGCTTATCGAGTTTGTGAACAAGGAAGTTGCCAACCTCGTGCTCGGCTCCGAGTCGATGGCCGGAGGGATGCAGTCGTACGTGGGTTCCACGAAAGCACACCAGGACATTTTCCGCGACCGTATCGAAGTCTACCGTCGGTATATCGAAAACATCATGAACGAGGAGATAATCCCCCGCCTGGTGGCTATCGGGTATATCCCCGGAGGATTGGAGTTCCGGTATTCGAACCGGATAGAGATGAGCAACGAGGACCGCATCAAGCTCTATTCGCTGATCACGGACAAATATGAAGTGGCGGCCGATGAGATCGAGAAAGAGTTCGGTATCAATGTGGGCCGGCAGCTCAATGTTATCCCGGGATTAGGTTTCGGAGCCGAAGGCGGCTCATCCGGTCTCAGCCACAACGACCGGGGCATCATGTCGGACGAGGAGTATTTCCGGCGTTACGGACGCCCCCGGGGGGCGAAGGTCGGAAATTTTCTGCGGGGAGCGGAATAG
- a CDS encoding phage antirepressor KilAC domain-containing protein yields MKTNVSLITKRKEEIPMRENRNVPFRDWNIRVSRNHNGQLHICAVDICDILKRDELLENGAIARVCPTALKISFRKNGREQWGFRPIDMRRLLQLVRKETIIPRDLLDELEVWGNKLLELEAGELHAVPQDDIVMHFEEGFPVTFRRVGDKLMVNATQITMHFGKIPSEWLRIASTDMLRREMAGNGHTGKYESQVFTTRGRGHGATWLESPLVIPLARWIAPDLSLAEWLGEAIGKLSVKRGKTIVRERPRVAAPGLPCMDCPMPQDMESATRLILELRKVVSESLPKIVFYEEFIENRDWFKSTRIADELGISPRQLHQFLAEEGICKYEKRQWVVFPSCRAWQCDVPYTWENSRGKVYTFGSTKRWTQAGRECIIELWRKRNPEYCPPGA; encoded by the coding sequence TTGAAAACAAACGTAAGTCTGATAACCAAAAGAAAGGAGGAAATACCTATGAGGGAAAATAGGAATGTTCCGTTCCGGGACTGGAACATAAGGGTTTCCCGGAACCATAACGGCCAGCTCCATATCTGCGCCGTGGATATATGCGATATACTCAAGCGGGACGAACTGCTTGAAAACGGCGCCATCGCCCGTGTTTGCCCGACGGCATTGAAAATCAGTTTCCGGAAAAACGGCAGGGAACAGTGGGGTTTCCGTCCCATCGATATGCGTCGGCTTTTACAACTGGTACGCAAGGAGACTATTATACCCCGTGACCTGCTTGATGAATTGGAAGTGTGGGGCAACAAGCTTCTGGAACTGGAAGCCGGGGAGCTGCACGCCGTCCCGCAGGACGACATCGTCATGCACTTCGAGGAAGGGTTCCCCGTCACGTTCCGGCGTGTCGGCGACAAGCTGATGGTCAACGCCACGCAGATCACGATGCACTTCGGGAAAATCCCGTCTGAATGGCTACGCATCGCTTCCACGGATATGCTCCGCAGGGAAATGGCCGGCAACGGACATACCGGGAAATACGAGTCGCAAGTCTTCACCACACGGGGGCGGGGGCACGGTGCGACCTGGTTGGAATCACCGCTTGTCATACCGTTGGCCAGATGGATCGCCCCTGACCTGTCTTTGGCGGAATGGTTGGGCGAGGCTATCGGCAAACTCTCCGTGAAACGAGGGAAGACAATCGTACGCGAACGCCCCAGGGTGGCGGCACCCGGTCTGCCCTGTATGGATTGTCCCATGCCGCAGGATATGGAATCGGCGACGAGACTGATTCTGGAACTGCGGAAGGTGGTGAGTGAATCCCTGCCGAAAATCGTATTCTACGAGGAGTTTATCGAGAACAGGGACTGGTTCAAGAGCACGCGCATCGCTGACGAACTCGGCATATCGCCGCGACAGTTGCACCAGTTCCTTGCCGAAGAGGGCATCTGCAAGTACGAGAAGCGGCAATGGGTGGTCTTTCCTTCCTGCCGGGCCTGGCAATGCGATGTGCCTTACACGTGGGAGAACAGCCGGGGCAAGGTATATACTTTCGGATCCACCAAACGATGGACACAGGCCGGACGGGAGTGTATCATAGAACTGTGGCGCAAGAGGAACCCTGAATACTGCCCACCGGGTGCATAG